The nucleotide sequence CAGCAGCTTAGATCTTTGGATTTGCACAAGAATGAGATTTGGGGTGACGTTGGTGAGATTTTCAATGAGTTGAAGAACGTTGAGTTCGTTGATTTGAGCTGTAACCGTTTTAATGGCGGCTTGTCTTTACCGGTGGAGAACATTTCGAGCATTTCCAACACTCTCCGTTACTTGAATGTGAGCCACAATGCCTTGAATGGCAAGTTTTTCAATGCTGAGTCTATTGGTGCGTTTAAGAATCTTGAGGTTATTGACTTGGAGAATAACCAGATCAATGGTGAGTTGCCTCGTTTTGGATCACAGCCGAGTTTGAGAGTCTTGAAGCTTGCGCGTAATCAGTTGTTCGGTTTAGTGCCTGAAGAGTTGTTGCAGAGTTCGATTCCTTTGCAAGAGTTAGATCTCAGTCGAAATGGTTTAACAGgtgaattgaaaatttttacaccttttttaaaaaatgcttTAACTTTTATGTCATTGAGCATTGATTTGACTTATTCCTGGTTCTTGAGTAGACATTTGTGTCGTATTGTCTGAAGCTGTTTGTATAAATGTGAATTAAAGGAAGTTTCTTTTTTGATTCAAATGCAGGATCAATTAGTGAAATCAATTCAACAACGTTAAGTatgttgaatctttcttctaACGGCCTGTCTGGGGAGCTTCCGTCGACTTTGAAAAGTTGCTTAACGATAGATCTGAGTGGGAATACTTTCTCTGGTGATGTATCTGTTGTTCAAAAGTGGGAAGCTACTCCTGATTTTCTTGATCTGAGCTCAAACAACTTGTCCGGAAGCTTGCCAAACTTCACTTCTGCATTTTCGAGATTAAGTGTGTTGAGCCTTAGAAATAACTCTGTCGCTGGTAGCTTGCCTTCTCTGTGGTATAATTCAGGGGTTTCTCAATTCTCTGTGATTGATCTCAGTTCAAATAAGTTCAGTGGCTCTATTCCACAGAGTTTCTTTACTTTTGCAAGCTTGAgaagtttgaatctttctatGAATAACTTGGATGGGCCAATTCCTTTTCGAGGTTCACACGCAAGCCAACTTTTGGTTCTAAGTTTTTATCCGCAGATGGAGTTGCTTGACCTCTCAACCAATTCTTTGACGGGTATGTTGCCTGGCGATATAGGTACAATGGAAAAACTTAAGGTGCTAAATCTTGCCAATAATAAGCTGTCCGGGGAACTTCCAAGCGACCTCAACAAGCTTACTGGCCTTGAGTCCCTTGACTTGTCAAACAATACTTTCACGGGTCAAATTCCGAGTAAGCTTCCTTCCGGGATGGTGGGATTCAATGTGTCATATAATGACCTATCAGGCATAATTCCGGAAGAGCTGAGAAACTACTCGCTTTCGTCATTTTATCCTGGTAACTCCAAGCTAAGTCTCCCAGGTGGTGGGAGTCCAGCGGATTCTACTCGTGATCTATCTTTAACTGGGAAAAAAGATCATTCGAAGCGTAGCATAAGAATAGCAATTATTGTTGCTTCAGTTGGAGCTGCTCTTATGATTCTATTTGCCTTGTTTGCCTATCATCGAACACGGCTCAAGGACTTTCATGGGAGGAATAGGTTTACAGACCAAGCCACGACTAGAGACGCCAAGTTTGGACGCTCATCTCGTCCCTCCTTATTCAACTTCAGCTCAAATGCTGAGcacccatcatcatcattgagCTTCTCAAACGATCACTTGCTCACCCCAAATTCAAGGTCGTTATCAGGGATACCCGGATTTGAAGCTGAAATATCCGAGCAGGGTGTTCCCGCTCCTACAGCCTCTACAAACCCTAACCTCTTGGATGATTATCCTACAGCATCTGGACGGAAGTCTTCTTCAGGAGGCTCGCCATTGTCCTCCTCACCCCGTTTTAGCGACCAGCCTGTGATGTTAGATGTTTACTCACCCGATCGATTGGCCGGAGAACTCTTCTTCTTAGACATTTCACTAAAACTCACAGCAGAAGAGTTATCCCGAGCTCCTGCAGAAGTTCTAGGTAGAAGCAGCCATGGAACACTGTACAAAGCAACACTGGATAATGGACACATGTTGACAGTGAAATGGTTGAGAGTTGGACTCGTGAGGCATAAGAAAGATTTCGCACGGGAAGCTAAAAAAATCGGATCATTAAAACATCCAAACATTGTCCCATTGCGAGCATACTATTGGGGTCCCAGAGAACAAGAAAGACTTCTACTCTCTGATTACCTTAGAGGAGAAAGCTTGGCCATGCATCTATACGGTAAGAAGCTCTTTTAATTAATCTCTTTTACCCCTGCAGCTATTAGCGTTTCTGTATCTCGTTTGAACAGCACTTTTCAGCCATTTGATGACTACCCTTGAAGCTTAAAAGAACTTACCGCTAGAATCTTTATCTGCAGAGACTACTCCCCGGAGGTATTCTCCAATGTCCTTCAGCCAAAGACTAAAAGTTGCAGTTGAAGTGGCTCAGTGTCTTCTCTACCTTCATGATAGAGCAATGCCACACGGGAACTTGAAGCCAACAAACATAATCCTCACAAGTCCGGACAATACCGTGCGCATAACCGATTACTGTATTCACCGTCTGATGACTCCATCTGGTGTAGCGGAACAGGTTCTAAACATGAGTGCGCTCGGTTACTCTGCTCCTGAACTTTCCTCAGCTTCTAAACCAATGCCAACTCTCAAATCCGATGTCTACGCATTTGGTGTGATTCTCATGGAGCTTTTGACACGACGAAGCGCGGGTGACATAATCTCGGGTCAAACAGGTGCTGTTGATCTGACTGATTGGGTGCGGTTGTGTGATCAAGAAGGTAGGAGAATGGATTGCATAGATAGAGACATTGCAGGTGGGGAAGAGTTCTCAAAGGCAATGGAGGATGCACTTGCTGTTGCAATCAGGTGCATTCTCTCTGTCAGTGAAAGGCCTAACATCAGACAAGTACTTGATCATCTTACTTCAATTTCTGCctgagatttgtttgttttttaatttcatttttctgtAAATCTCCATGGATTTCCCTTCACCCATCATccccattttttgtttcttcttcttttctggtTTTATGTTTCTCTCTAGTAGCTTTGATCAGATGATTCAGATCCTCACGTGTTCttacatttatattttgttgattatttttcCCCTTCCTTGTAAAGGTAGAAGAAAATCTAATCCCATTGATTCTGACAGAAAcattttgagtttggtttttgaatttttcaaaatatcttcTTATATCTCTTGTCGACTATTAGTAACTAGCAAGAGCTGATCAAGGGAGACAAATGGAATGATATTTGTGATTTTCACTATCGTTTACCAACTGTATAGCTTCATCGAATAGTAATTTACTTTGAGGGAATTTGTTGTTGAGCAAATTGAATGACCAAAGTTACAAACCTTTATGCATTTTCATGTGGTTCAAATTCTTTAGTGAATATGACATTTGAAACAATATACACCACAAGCCAAATCTATAATAGTATTACatacaagagaaaaacaaaacattgaaaATTTGGTTTCTAGAAAGCTATACTTTACGTTGCTGATCATATTTACAACTTCCCTCAAACATTTCCTTTAGCCGCAAGACAAGAATCATCATCAAACAGCAGCTTATGTTATTGCTCCTGTTCTTGTCCAAAACCTCACTCACAACCATACTCTCCATTCTCGAATCTTAAGGTTTCACTTCAATCCTTTCTGGAAATCCAAACAACCTTAATTACGTTGGTTCACGTTGCCTAGCCGCCCAACTCGAACTCAAAGCTCGAAGCCGTTGGAAATACTCACCTAGTGCTAACAAACCTCTAGCCGCTTGTCGCGTCGTTAAGATTCGATGCATTTGTTGCAATGTCTCATGTCTCAAATGATCAGcctaacaacaaaaacaaaaatttaagaaacaaCAGCAACCTCAAGAAACCAGTTCTTCTTGTCCTAACAATATCATTAGTTTTTTTGCTAAGCTTTCTTTCTCACCTGGTTTACAAAGCTTACCAAAGCCTCCAATCTCTCCATAGCACAAGTCATTTGAGGAATATAACTTCCTTCGCCAAGTTTCCCTGCTGCTACACTCTCTGCTAATGTATGTTGCAATTTCTCCATACCTTGAGATAACGCATCTTCCGCTTGTTGACATGATTGCCTCAAATTACATACATCCAAAAGTTGTTGATCCGTCAAAGGATCAAAATGCGGTAACAGAACCTaaccaacaacaaagaaaaggaaTCCATATCCAAAATCATTGTAAGAACCTTCACTTTATGGATCAATGACAGGTTTTTCTGTTTACCTTGAGAAGCTCCGAGGGTCTAAATCCACCTATCCACAAGAAAAACCGCTCTGCTGAAGTTTTCCACATTCCCGACATGACGTAGAAGACATCAATTTTTGCAGCAGTTGATTTCATTCGGAAGAGTTGAAAGTAATGTTTCATGGCATTTTCGACTAGTGATCGAAGCTCTATATCACTAACTTGTCCATGTAATACAGTTCTTAGTTCGCATATTTGCCTATTTTGTTCTTCCACCCAATGTCCATATTCCATCTCAAATGCAACAATCCctaaacaagtaaaagaaaactGATGAAAGAAAGATTTTGAGGGAGACAATGCAAAACTGCCTAAAGGTGAAAGAAAGATTCAAACCTGAGCTCATGTTATCTGAGAAACCAAGAGCACTGGATTCTACTCCGTTCCCAACATAGAAACCCTGCAACATTATGATCAAAACTTTTTATATCAACAAGATACTTGAGGAAATAGGAAGAAGAATATTCTTTTACAAACCTGTTGTCTAGCACGATCGAGTTCTTGCTCTAAATGAATTAGCTTCAACCGGCTTGTCTCTAGCTGCTGAACATAAGCCTGCAACACAAGAGTTATATAACTCAgtcaaaaacataacaaaacttAACTGTTTTACAAGTTGCACAGAACATAAAAGTTTCATACTTTCTTGCGCAAACGACTTTTCCTAGCTGCCTCACGATTCTGAGCAAGCCGTCGCTGTATCTGTAAAGATATAAAGATTTAGTTGACGTAACCTCCATGGATAACCAAACAagctatatataattaacttacCTTATCAGGATGTCTGGATGTGGAAGCCTCTTGGTCATACTTGTGAGGAGTTCCCTCTGCCCCATGAGAAGTATCCTCTGACTGAACAAAGATTGAAGAAAGCATTAGTATCAGAATCCAAATGAGATATCTTTATCtgagatatataacaaaacttaaaagtacCAAGCTGTCTGTCTTTTCGTTTGTTGGGATTATGATAGAGCCAGGCGTATACATGCCTCCATTGTTCTTGAAACTTTCTTCCCACATACTGATTTGGTTGAGAGGCTCGTAAATTTCAAACCTTCTCTGTGGAACAAAATGTGTCGATGTTGTATTCATGTTTCTT is from Camelina sativa cultivar DH55 chromosome 20, Cs, whole genome shotgun sequence and encodes:
- the LOC104769200 gene encoding transcription factor TGA4 isoform X2; its protein translation is MNTTSTHFVPQRRFEIYEPLNQISMWEESFKNNGGMYTPGSIIIPTNEKTDSLSEDTSHGAEGTPHKYDQEASTSRHPDKIQRRLAQNREAARKSRLRKKAYVQQLETSRLKLIHLEQELDRARQQGFYVGNGVESSALGFSDNMSSGIVAFEMEYGHWVEEQNRQICELRTVLHGQVSDIELRSLVENAMKHYFQLFRMKSTAAKIDVFYVMSGMWKTSAERFFLWIGGFRPSELLKVLLPHFDPLTDQQLLDVCNLRQSCQQAEDALSQGMEKLQHTLAESVAAGKLGEGSYIPQMTCAMERLEALVSFVNQADHLRHETLQQMHRILTTRQAARGLLALERIEVKP
- the LOC104769200 gene encoding transcription factor TGA4 isoform X1; the encoded protein is MNTTSTHFVPQRRFEIYEPLNQISMWEESFKNNGGMYTPGSIIIPTNEKTDSLSEDTSHGAEGTPHKYDQEASTSRHPDKIQRRLAQNREAARKSRLRKKAYVQQLETSRLKLIHLEQELDRARQQGFYVGNGVESSALGFSDNMSSGIVAFEMEYGHWVEEQNRQICELRTVLHGQVSDIELRSLVENAMKHYFQLFRMKSTAAKIDVFYVMSGMWKTSAERFFLWIGGFRPSELLKVLLPHFDPLTDQQLLDVCNLRQSCQQAEDALSQGMEKLQHTLAESVAAGKLGEGSYIPQMTCAMERLEALVSFVNQADHLRHETLQQMHRILTTRQAARGLLALGEYFQRLRALSSSWAARQREPT
- the LOC104769199 gene encoding probable inactive receptor kinase At5g10020 encodes the protein MSNFLIFCFFFSLLFLLGANAVTDKELKSLLEFRKGIRDEASHQRISWSDTSSLSDPSSCPNSWPGISCDPQTGSIIAINLDRRGLSGELKFNTLTGLTSLRNLSLSGNSFSGRVVPQLGGITSLQHLDLSDNGFYGPIPGRISDLWGLNHLNLSSNKFEGGFPSGFRNLQQLRSLDLHKNEIWGDVGEIFNELKNVEFVDLSCNRFNGGLSLPVENISSISNTLRYLNVSHNALNGKFFNAESIGAFKNLEVIDLENNQINGELPRFGSQPSLRVLKLARNQLFGLVPEELLQSSIPLQELDLSRNGLTGSISEINSTTLSMLNLSSNGLSGELPSTLKSCLTIDLSGNTFSGDVSVVQKWEATPDFLDLSSNNLSGSLPNFTSAFSRLSVLSLRNNSVAGSLPSLWYNSGVSQFSVIDLSSNKFSGSIPQSFFTFASLRSLNLSMNNLDGPIPFRGSHASQLLVLSFYPQMELLDLSTNSLTGMLPGDIGTMEKLKVLNLANNKLSGELPSDLNKLTGLESLDLSNNTFTGQIPSKLPSGMVGFNVSYNDLSGIIPEELRNYSLSSFYPGNSKLSLPGGGSPADSTRDLSLTGKKDHSKRSIRIAIIVASVGAALMILFALFAYHRTRLKDFHGRNRFTDQATTRDAKFGRSSRPSLFNFSSNAEHPSSSLSFSNDHLLTPNSRSLSGIPGFEAEISEQGVPAPTASTNPNLLDDYPTASGRKSSSGGSPLSSSPRFSDQPVMLDVYSPDRLAGELFFLDISLKLTAEELSRAPAEVLGRSSHGTLYKATLDNGHMLTVKWLRVGLVRHKKDFAREAKKIGSLKHPNIVPLRAYYWGPREQERLLLSDYLRGESLAMHLYETTPRRYSPMSFSQRLKVAVEVAQCLLYLHDRAMPHGNLKPTNIILTSPDNTVRITDYCIHRLMTPSGVAEQVLNMSALGYSAPELSSASKPMPTLKSDVYAFGVILMELLTRRSAGDIISGQTGAVDLTDWVRLCDQEGRRMDCIDRDIAGGEEFSKAMEDALAVAIRCILSVSERPNIRQVLDHLTSISA